From a region of the Haematobia irritans isolate KBUSLIRL chromosome 4, ASM5000362v1, whole genome shotgun sequence genome:
- the LOC142233310 gene encoding trypsin beta-like produces MLLENFFVLAVVTIAANFCTSYAQSSMKNVTISSDSSGVQSVSESAGNLTQIHGSRLVDIKEVPYQIALFRDNYFICGGSILSQDWILTAAQCVYGGGSFGIRYGSSNSGNGGNIRFITTIVINGGFTTLNLENDIAMLRTNKPLIWSQYVQPIRLAPGNVSIPEKLFLSGWSSVGEKTRPEKDLRGAVISVVPNGVCRSTYETKHIITKNLICTNATGRDACQGDYGGPLTYNNVLYGIVSLRVGCESLNFPTVYTSVPRQYKWVMNVARRYGGQEPLLAEKI; encoded by the coding sequence ATGTTGCTAGAGAACTTTTTTGTGCTTGCCGTGGTCACCATAGCTGCTAATTTTTGCACAAGTTATGCACAaagttctatgaaaaatgttacaATATCTTCGGATAGTTCTGGAGTTCAAAGTGTTTCGGAATCCGCTGGCAATCTTACACAGATTCATGGTAGTAGACTGGTGGACATAAAGGAAGTTCCGTATCAAATAGCCTTGTTTAGAGATAACTATTTCATTTGCGGAGGTTCCATATTAAGTCAGGACTGGATTCTTACCGCTGCTCAATGCGTTTATGGAGGAGGAAGTTTTGGTATACGATATGGATCCTCAAACAGTGGAAATGGTGGTAACATTCGTTTCATTACCACCATAGTTATAAACGGTGGTTTCACCACATTAAATCTTGAAAATGATATCGCTATGCTTCGTACAAATAAGCCCTTAATCTGGTCACAATATGTACAACCAATTCGCCTCGCTCCGGGTAATGTCTCCATACCAGAGAAATTGTTTTTAAGCGGATGGTCAAGTGTTGGCGAAAAGACCAGGCCCGAAAAGGATTTGCGGGGTGCAGTCATATCAGTAGTTCCAAATGGCGTTTGTCGTTCTACATACGAAACCAAGCATATCATAACGAAAAACTTAATATGCACCAATGCTACTGGCCGAGATGCTTGTCAAGGAGATTATGGCGGTCCATTGACCTACAATAATGTGCTTTATGGAATAGTATCATTACGCGTTGGGTGTGAAAGCCTTAATTTTCCTACCGTATATACTAGTGTCCCTCGTCAATACAAATGGGTGATGAATGTTGCAAGGCGATACGGTGGCCAGGAGCCATTGCTAGCCGAAAAGATATGA
- the LOC142233315 gene encoding trypsin alpha-like yields the protein MEQGIDDLDYFDPEQYSINGTRIVGGKDVNIRQVPWQCALYYYGYHICGCSIISADWVLTAAHCVEGGGRFHVRAGSPWVNRGGQIRRARYVVISKGYNTYTANHDISLIRVWRRFRFTQFVQPIALAKRGRRLPQRYFVSGWGTLREGGSSPNHLKGVTLHRVNRKKCRYRYRKDVYITKYMICAKGAGKDSCQGDSGGPLVRRGIQYGIVSFGIGCARPYYPGIYTNIRRVNKWIKKVIKRWGGRKATFK from the coding sequence ATGGAGCAGGGAATCGATGATTTGGACTACTTTGATCCAGAGCAGTATAGTATAAATGGAACGCGTATAGTCGGAGGAAAGGACGTTAATATACGACAAGTACCTTGGCAATGTGCCCTGTACTACTATGGTTACCATATATGCGGATGTTCTATAATAAGTGCGGACTGGGTTTTAACTGCAGCCCATTGTGTCGAGGGCGGTGGAAGGTTTCATGTTCGAGCTGGTTCCCCATGGGTAAACAGAGGTGGCCAAATTCGCCGTGCTCGTTATGTGGTAATCAGTAAGGGTTACAATACATATACCGCTAATCATGACATTAGTTTGATTCGTGTTTGGCGGCGATTTCGATTTACGCAATTCGTTCAACCCATAGCTTTGGCCAAGCGCGGTCGTCGTTTACCCCAAAGATATTTCGTAAGTGGTTGGGGAACTCTGCGTGAGGGAGGATCCTCTCCCAATCATCTGAAAGGTGTAACACTTCATAGAGTGAATCGCAAAAAatgcagatatagatatagaaaaGATGTTTACATTACAAAATATATGATTTGTGCCAAAGGTGCAGGAAAGGACTCATGCCAAGGTGACTCGGGTGGGCCATTAGTACGACGAGGTATACAATATGGTATTGTATCATTTGGCATTGGATGCGCACGTCCGTACTATCCTGGCATTTATACCAACATTCGAAGAGTCAACAAATGGATAAAGAAAGTTATTAAACGTTGGGGTGGAAGAAAAGCCACGTTCAAGTAG